A section of the Tamandua tetradactyla isolate mTamTet1 chromosome 4, mTamTet1.pri, whole genome shotgun sequence genome encodes:
- the LOC143678677 gene encoding protein S100-A7-like has translation MSTSALEKSFLELVDLFHTYTGEDDKINKENFLKMMKKNFPNFLKACEKKGVDYLDNVFERKDKDKDEKIDFSEFLCALGEVATDYHNQSHGAPPCSVDDQ, from the exons atGAGCACCAGTGCACTTGAGAAAAGCTTCCTGGAGCTGGTCGACCTGTTTCACACATACACCGGAGAGGATGATAAGATAAACAAGGAAAACTTTTTGAAGATGATGAAGAAGAATTTCCCCAATTTCCTCAAAGCCTGT GAAAAAAAGGGGGTAGATTACCTGGACAACGTCTTTGAGAGAAAGGACAAGGATAAGGATGAGAAGATCGACTTTTCCGAGTTCCTCTGCGCGCTGGGGGAAGTGGCCACAGACTACCACAACCAGAGCCACGGGGCGCCGCCCTGCTCCGTAGATGACCAGTGA